CATGGTATTGATGAGTATTGGAGAAGTAACTTCCTTGGCTCTCTCAAGCAGAAGTTCTTTTCCTTTTTGAGTTAAAGCAAACAGTGGAACTGCTGTCCCTACCTGTGCAAGGGGTTGTGCTAACTCCCTGACCCATTTTGAGCCACAACAGGTAATGATATCCAGATAACCTAGTAACTCCTGTGTTTCTTCTTTGCTAAGACCGGTGACATGCGCACCTACAACAACGAGATCAAGACTGTGTTCTTTTTCAATCTCACGTAATTTGGATGCAACAACAGGGTCGATAGTAGTTGCTAAAATGCTCCTGAAACCCAGTTCCTTAGCCTTCAGCACTCCGGCAATAATATCTAATTTTGCGTTTTCCGGATCAAGTACAACGCCACCACGCTCGGTAATTCCCTTAATGACCTCAGGAATCGGCTCGGTTTCTACAAGACCTGAAATCCTTGCACCCATTCCCTGAACAAGGGTAGGATTGGAAGTAATGACTGTTCCGGCGCCGTCACAGACGGTTACCGTAGCATCCAGCATTCCCCGGTTAAATGCGGTCATTGTGACTTCAGAAACACCAAAACCTACAAAGACATCCATTTCAAGCTGTCTTTCAGGGGTAAAAAGACCGAAATTCCTGATACGGTATTCCATGTTCCATTTGACAGATTCGGGAGTTATCTCCTGGATATCATGGACTTTGGCAAAAATTGGACACCACTTAACCTGCGGTTCCCCTACTTCGATTACTTTTCCGTCTTTTACAACTACACGGGTTTTCCCGAGCATTTCCATTATATGAGGCATCCAAAATCTCCTCAAATAGCTTCACGACGATCAATAACTCTCTGGGCTTTTCCGGTTGTCCTCGGGATTGTGCCTTTTTCCACAAGCTCTACATTGGTACGGATGTTAAGAACACTCTTGAGCTCGTTTTCAACCTTCTTCTTGGTTGTAGCAAGATCCTTCAATTCACCGGTAAATGCAATGTCTGCGAGCTCTACACGAACGGTAATTTCATCCATCCTGCGCTGGTTGCGGTCAAGTACAATCTGGAACTGGTCTGTGATTCCGTTAATTCCCACAAGCACGTCTTCAATCTGCGAAGGGAAAACATTGATTCCACGGACAATTAGCATGTCATCTGCCCTTCCAAGAATACGTGAAATACGGGTAGTAGTCCTGCCACAGCCACATTCCGGTTCAAGAAGACGGGTTATGTCGCCTGTACGATAGCGGATTACAGGGAATGCTTCCTTTGTAAGGGAAGTCAGGACAAGTTCACCCTTTTCTCCTTCAGCAACCGGTTCCCCTTCCGGATCAAGTACTTCGATGAGGAAATGATCATCCCATATGTGGAGTCCGTCCTGCTCCTCACATTCGAAAGCAACACCCGGACCAATCAATTCGGAAAGACCATAGGAATCATAGGCTTTTATTCCTAAAGCGTTCTCAAGCTCTTTCCTTGTACTGGAAGACCAGGGTTCTCCTCCAAATGTACCGATGCGAAGGGAAAGCTTATCTGTGACATCAAGTTCTTCTGCAGTTTCTGCCAGGTACAATGCATAGGAAGGAGTACAATTAAGCACAGTCACGCCGAAATCCTGCATCATTTCAAGCTGACGAGCTGTGTTTCCGGTAGCCGCGGGAATAGCCATTGCGCCAAGTCTTTCAATACCATTGTGGAAACCCATTCCGCCTGTGAATAAACCGTAATTAAGAGAATTCTGAAACACATCCTCGGAACCCACGCCAACCATTGCAAGGTCACGGGCCATCATGTCCGCCCACATATCAATGTCATTTGCTGTGTATCCTACAACTGTAGGTTTGCCACTTGTACCGGATGAGGCGTGAATCCTGACTACATCTTTATTTGGGACAGCAAATAGTCCGAAAGGATAATTTGCACGAAGATCAGGTTTTCGGGTAAAAGGTAGTTTGGAAGCATCTTCCAGAGACTTTAAATCATCTGGTTTGACTCCAGCTTCAGAAAATTTCTGCTGGTAGAAAGCAACATTATTATAGACAGCGGCAGCCGTTTTTTTGAGACGTTTTAATTGCAATTCCTTTAAACTGTCACGATCCATTGTTTCATATTCAGGCTGCCAGTAACTCATAAAAAAATCACCTTTTGCTCTTGATATAGACCTTATAGTTATAACTCTTTACCTTAACAACCCCACTGTAAACAAAAAAAGGTATGTACACATAAATTCGGCAGTTATCGCCATTTTATGTACATATTATCTTTTTTTAACCTCATACCATTTACATGCATGTCCATAAAAAGTAGGGAATATGGGCCCTGGAAGCGATACACATCTTACTGCATGGAACAACACAGGTCTACCTGACCTCTTTATCTTCCAGCAGAAATTCCAAAAGGAATTCATGTATGGAGGACACCTGTTCGCACTGGGTGCAATCTGTGTAGTATACATGTGCGCTGTACTTTCCTCAATACCAATTACATGGGACTTCATGGCCCTTGTCTATTTGATTTTCTATTGCATATACCTGTATGATTATTCAAGCGGAGCAGAGGAAGATCTGATCAATAATATAGATAGGAGTGAATACCTTCAGGAAGAAAAAAACAGCAAAAAAATTGCTTTCACTTTGTATGCTTCCATATTGACAGTTGCAGCCATCTATGTTGTTAAAAGCGACATTGTAAACATGCTCGTAGGATTCTCTGTCCTGACGCTGGGTGTTCTTTATCACCCATATTTCAAACACCTGACAAAGGTAATCCCGGCATTTAAAAACATATTTGTTTCAGCAGTCTGGTCTTTGCTCGCTATTTTCCTGTTTATGTACTATTCCTACCCGATTACCCCCACTGCACTGGTACTTGCAGCATTCGTGTTTCTCAGGATGCTGACTATCCAGATTGTATTCGATATGCGTGATGTTGAAGGAGATAAGAAAAACGGCCTTCTTACAGTTCCTCTCCTGTTCAAGGAAAACGATAGCATAATCCTCAATCTCCTGAACATCATGACAATCGGAGTTCTCATTTATGGGATTTACATGGGAATTGTACCTGCAACTTCCATTATGATGCTGTTTGTCTTTTTCTATGCATACAGCTACATCAAAAATGTACACCTTGGACGCTCTGAAAAAACCAATTACTTTAACGCGGCAGCAGAACCCATCGTTTGGGCACTTCTCATACAGTCCGGACATCTGTGTATTGATGTACTCCAGACATCCGCACAATTCCTTTAATCGAAATCCTTTACGCAAGCTGTTTTAATATCTTGCATACAAATTATGCTAACAGATGCAAAATACTGAAACGGAAGTCCTGATTAACCGGCAGCTCTACATCCTGTCAATTTCAAAGATCTTCAAGGATGTAGCAACCGGAATGCTGGTTTTGATTATCCCTCTCTATGTTGCAAATGTGGATACACTACTGCTAAACGACATACCTGCAGTGCTCAAAGCCGGTCTTGCAGCCGCCCTTTTCGGGCTTGCAAATTCCATATCCCAGCCCTTTATGGGAAAATTGAGTGAAAGGCTGGATCGCAGGAAACTCTTCCTGACAATTGGATATTCAATTTTTGCAATTCTTTGTATATTGTATGCAAGATCAGAATATTTGGAATCAATTCTTTTCTTAAGGATTATTCAGGGAATTGCAATCGGTGCAACAATTCCTGCCATTATTGCGATGGTGACTCACCTTTCCGAATCCACTGTAAGGGGACAAGCAATCGGTATTTACTCCAGCCTGCGAGGGTTTGCATTTGGCATAGGATCTGTCCTCGGGGGAGCAGTCGTAACCTATTACGGCTATGTTTCCGGGTTCTACATCAGTGCTGCACTTGTTCTGTTGAGTCTGGTTCTCATATCTTTTTTTGTAAAAGAAACACACATTCCGCAGACAAAACCCATACAGGATACTGCCGATGAGAAATCATCCATCATCAATGTTCTTGCGGTGGCTATGTTTATGATGATGGTAGGAATAATGCTTATCCTTTCCCTGCTACCGGCTTACCAGAGCAGGCTTATTGCCACTGAGTTTGCCCTTTCAATCGCATTTTCGGCTTATGTAATTACAAGAATCGTTTTCCAGGTTCCAATGGGAATAATTTCAGACAGGTTTGGCCGGAAATTTCTGATTATTGCGGGTATTTTCCTTAACGCTGCAATAGTCTACGGATTGGGCCATGTGGGAGATATTAATTCATTAATTTTCCTTCGTGTGCTGCAGGGAATCGCCATGGCAGCTGTTGAAACTCCGTTATTGGCACTGGCGGTTGAAATTTCCGGAGAGGAGAAAGTTACCAGCAGGGTAAGCACCATCACCGGCATGCAGGCAGCAGGGATGGCAATGGGCCCGCTTGTGGGAGGAATTTTCGGAGGATATGTCAGCTTTGAGACCCCATTCCATCTTAGCAGTGTATTGATTTTGCTTTCAGGTTTGCTGGTTTGGTGGACTTTAAGAACACAAAAAGAGATTACCTGAGAAATTCAAACATTACTTATATCAGGAAACCTGCTATGAAATCATGGAAGATTCCGTAAAAAAGGCAATTATTCGCGATGTCCTGATTTTTGCAATTGCCCTTACAGTAGCCGTTATTTTCTGGAAGAATAACCTGTTGCTGACATTTCTGATTATCTCCATCTACGTAATAAGACAATATTTCTGGTCAATAAAAGGAGATAATGTAGTTTTCGTAACCGGTACAGCACTTGGATGCGCTGCGGAATTTATCGGCACCTTTCTTGGGGTCTGGACTTATGCAGAACCTGTTTTCCTGAACATTCCCCTCTGGCTTCCGTTTGCCTGGGGACTTGTTTCAGTGATTATTATCAGGGTTTCCCATCCTTTCATCGAACACTGATAATCTTCTTTGAAGTGGTGTAAACAATCCATAGAAAAAGCAGTGTTCCTACCAGCAATAACAGGAAATAGGTGACTGCCAGTATTCCAGGGCTTATGTCCGGCATTAAGCAGGCAAAGCTTACCGCCAGAACAGATATCGGGAGGAATGTAGCAAGATCCTTTTTTGAATAGGAATAAGGCTCCGGAGTTTCAACATAAACACCTGTCCATTCCGATTTGTAGATCAAAGCAATTGGAATCGCATAGAACACAGCTATCGTAAGATATGGAGTTATTGTGGTTGGTATCCTATCGGGCAAGAGGTAAATGAATGTAATAATGTAAAGTAGAAGCAGGTAAAGGCTAAGCAATCCGAAACCTCGCTTTCCAAACTCCAGATCCGTTATGGATGCGCCTTTTGACAGGTGCAGGAATAAAATTACTATTGCAATTGTTCCGAGGAAGGAAGCATTTGCAAACACGATATTGAACCCATTTCCATTTGCTATGAATGTAGCAACCAGAATCAGGAAAATTACTATTAGGGATGTTTTCCTGCGGGTTTTTTTCAGAATCCACTCATGTCCCGATAGTACTTTGCCTGTCAGGATTTCAAAAACCAGAATTGGAACAATAAAGGACATTATCGGATGCCAGAAAAAAGTAAGAACGGGGAATTCAGTCAGGCCAACTCCAAGAAAAGTTCCTGCATTAGGGCCTTCTGAATCCATATAACCAGCCCAGAGAACTTTGGTTATCCATGCCTCATAGAGTGCGAAGATAACGCCGAAAAGGTATAATTGCGACAGGGAAGTTTTCCCGGTTTTCAGGGCAATCCCGAGGAAGAACAGTACGTGAGCCAGATAAAGTGGGAAGGTTACCAGTATGCCCCATCCATTGATGAACCACATCTGGGAAGCTCCTGAGAAGACTTCGGCAAAGAGCATTGAGAGGGTTCCAATAAGCAGGATCGGGAATAATTTTCTCATAGCATCACTGCATTCCCTTTTTAGAATGATTAGAAAAAGAAGAAAATGAGAAAAAGTGCCAGAACTTCATTCTGGCCTGTTTTTTAATCAGTCTTCAGGGAAATGCTCGATGGCTTCTGCAAGTTCCTTGTGGTTTTTGGAATACTCATGGATATCAATTCCCTTGAGATATGCTTCACATGACTGGACAAGCGCCCTTGCTCCATCCTGAGTTCCACCGGGGTGTGCATGAACACCTGAACCCATTGTTGTGATGAAATCCACGTTGCCCATTACATCGATAAAGGGTTTGAGCCTGACAGGGTTAAGTCCACCGGATACGATTGGACAGCACTTTTTCATTGCTCTCCAGCTGTCTTCCTCGAGGATTACATGATGAGCCATGTCTTCGTGGACAAGACTGATTGCATCCTTGTCGGAATCCATTATTTTGGCCCATGACTGGTTGAAGAAATGGCCGTCGGATTTGAGATACTGGATACCGTGTGCTGCAACAACGTCGTCCTCGGGTGTGCCTTTCATTTTGCCGACACCGGCTGTTCCGGTGTGGATACCTGAAGCACCTGCAAGCCTTGCGAATTTGGACAGGACGAGTACTGAGAACCCCAGTGGGTTTTCAGGCCTTGTGAAAGCTCCGTGGCCTGCCCTGTGGAAGTGCAGGAACACATTTGGATACCTGCGCCTGATGGTCTGTACAGCCATCCAGCCGGCGGTGATACCGTCAATGAGGAAAGCATAGCTTCCAGGTTCAAAGCCAGCGTTGACTATCATTTCACACCTTTCGATCATTGTGTCGAAGTCAGGTGCTGATACATTGAATGAGTGGACTTTCTTCTTTCCGGTTTCCTTGACTGCCTTGTCCATGGCTTCCTTGACGTGGGCTACCATTTTCTCATACGGACAGAAGTCCTGGTTTGCCTGAGGTTCGTCGTTCTTGACGAAATCCCCGCCGCCAACCCAGAAATCATAGCAAACTTCGGCGTACTCGGCGGATGTAAGTCCCATCTTTGGCTTGACGATGGTTCCGAGAATCGGCCTGTCATAGACGTCAAGGTATTTGCGCATGTCGTCCACGGTGAATCCGGGACCGTCATACTGCTCAAGCATGGATGGCGGGAACCAGACATCCAGCAGTTTGAGTGCTGCTACTTCTTTCATGCCGAGAATGTTTCCGACGATGTATGTGAGGATGTTCTGGACATTTCCTCCCCTGTCGAAAAGCCTCCATGGATAAGCTACCCAGACCAGATCCCTCTCAAGATCGAGCTGGTAGACCAGTGCATTCATGGTCCTGGAAAAAGGAGTTTCAGTGTTCACCTTGAAGTTAGTACCTGTGGATGATTCGGCTGCAATCTCTGCTGCTGCCTGAAGTACATTCAACTTCCCCCCCGGGATCATGTGGAATACCGCTAGAAGATACTCCCCATTGGTGGGTTCGGGAAGATCAAGGTTTACGTATGCTGCCTGTTTGGAATCGAGCGAGTTAACAAGCTCTTCAATAATCGAACTCATACTAATAGAAAAGACTTGGAATGTATTTTAGGTTTTGGAATGTTCAACACTCTTTTTTAGAGTTTCAATTTGTTCTAAAATCTCACGTTTCAACTTTTTATTTTTATTATAATCAAGCTCTCCATAATCTTCTGAGTTGAACTTAGTTGAAGCATTCACCAAAAAACTATAAATTTCATCTAAGCAACGCTCTGCTTCATGTGTAACTCCAAAATTTCTGCTGGTGCTTGCTTTTACCCCAATTTCATATATTCTAAAAGCTATATCTCTTGTAATTTTGTAATTTTCATTGTTTATTGAAATTTCAGAAATTGAGCACATCGAATTCAATATTTGATTTATCTTAGAGCGAGCAAACCAAGTTAAATCAAAATCTAGTATATTTATTCCTATGTTACTTAAAGCAGAAATCGAGTAAAAAGCTTCTTTGTTTAGACCATTGAGTATAGATTTACTGCCAATTTTTTCAAGTGTCTTGATTGAGAAATTGGAATCGAGTAATGTATCCATTTGTTCTTGATTTCTAATGTTTATTTCAGATATTTGTATTGATTTGATAATAGTTGGTAATAGGAAATAATAATCTTCTATATAGTGATCAATCATCAATATTCCTATTTCTTCAAGAACTTTGGAAGAGCTGATTGTTGAATAAAACATGTTGGAGTCAACAGAACATTTTCTTGCAAGCTCGTTAATCGTGCCAATTGTTTCCGAAACAACATCTGTATTTCCATCCATTAGTGCAATTATTGTGATTGAACCTAAATTTTTTATAAATGCAGAAGCTGCAGAATCTAACTTATTATTAACTAGTGAATCGCCATATCTGTAGAAAGGATCAATCCGATGGGTTGAAGCTTTTGCATTGTCTTTTTTTAGTAGCAATTTTTCAATATCTAAAAATGCAAATGAAATTTTTAGGCAAACATCCTCCATACGTCGGTCGGCAGACTCATTTCCTATGTGAACATAAGAAAAAGATAAAGCTTCGAGATCAAGTATTCCATTGTTAGGTTCCAATTCGTATTCATCATACATTTGCACATAATAATTGAAGAAATCTAAAACTGTCTCTACGGCTTCCTCTAGATTATTCTTTGCTGCCAGAACTCCTATTTTTTCCAATAGCGATAGTGTTAGAATATTTGTGTGAGAATTAATGCTATATACTCCGTTTTCTCCAAGCAGATTGCAAATAAGCTTTGTAACTTCTTCTGAACCCCCTTTTGCTGCTGTTATACCAATATATCCAATATCTTCAAAAAGATCGCTTAAATAAATTCTTTTTTTAAAGTCATCCAGTTGTTTATTGTCAATTATGCTCTCGGTTTTTTTCTGAAGCAAATACAAACCATATTTAGTAGTTTCAAAATCAGAATTTCTAGCAGAACTTTTTAAAATGTCTAATACAGCATGAACTGGTTTTTTTGAGGACGACAATGTGTGCTCATTTTCAGCTTTGTTTAAGATATCCTCATATGCAGATTCAATTATGTCAGGATGGTCTATTTTTTCAGAAAGTAGTCCAAGTGTCAAATAGGGATTAAATAAATCAAGTGTTCGTTTAATGTAAATATACAACGAAAAGAGACAAAAAATTCCGAGAGCATATGTGATTTGTATCTGGATTTCTATATTTTCAGCAACAACCCTATCCTATAGACTTGACGCTTCGATTTGCTTAATCACAAATAAACCAAATATTATTGATAGCATATATGTAAATAATAATATATATAAATCAGGATTTGTCTTCCAATCTTTAAAAAATTCGATGACTCGAG
The window above is part of the Methanohalophilus levihalophilus genome. Proteins encoded here:
- a CDS encoding methanogenesis marker 8 protein — encoded protein: MPHIMEMLGKTRVVVKDGKVIEVGEPQVKWCPIFAKVHDIQEITPESVKWNMEYRIRNFGLFTPERQLEMDVFVGFGVSEVTMTAFNRGMLDATVTVCDGAGTVITSNPTLVQGMGARISGLVETEPIPEVIKGITERGGVVLDPENAKLDIIAGVLKAKELGFRSILATTIDPVVASKLREIEKEHSLDLVVVGAHVTGLSKEETQELLGYLDIITCCGSKWVRELAQPLAQVGTAVPLFALTQKGKELLLERAKEVTSPILINTMPLPALPEHKQPKDLV
- a CDS encoding phenylacetate--CoA ligase family protein, coding for MSYWQPEYETMDRDSLKELQLKRLKKTAAAVYNNVAFYQQKFSEAGVKPDDLKSLEDASKLPFTRKPDLRANYPFGLFAVPNKDVVRIHASSGTSGKPTVVGYTANDIDMWADMMARDLAMVGVGSEDVFQNSLNYGLFTGGMGFHNGIERLGAMAIPAATGNTARQLEMMQDFGVTVLNCTPSYALYLAETAEELDVTDKLSLRIGTFGGEPWSSSTRKELENALGIKAYDSYGLSELIGPGVAFECEEQDGLHIWDDHFLIEVLDPEGEPVAEGEKGELVLTSLTKEAFPVIRYRTGDITRLLEPECGCGRTTTRISRILGRADDMLIVRGINVFPSQIEDVLVGINGITDQFQIVLDRNQRRMDEITVRVELADIAFTGELKDLATTKKKVENELKSVLNIRTNVELVEKGTIPRTTGKAQRVIDRREAI
- a CDS encoding UbiA family prenyltransferase → MGPGSDTHLTAWNNTGLPDLFIFQQKFQKEFMYGGHLFALGAICVVYMCAVLSSIPITWDFMALVYLIFYCIYLYDYSSGAEEDLINNIDRSEYLQEEKNSKKIAFTLYASILTVAAIYVVKSDIVNMLVGFSVLTLGVLYHPYFKHLTKVIPAFKNIFVSAVWSLLAIFLFMYYSYPITPTALVLAAFVFLRMLTIQIVFDMRDVEGDKKNGLLTVPLLFKENDSIILNLLNIMTIGVLIYGIYMGIVPATSIMMLFVFFYAYSYIKNVHLGRSEKTNYFNAAAEPIVWALLIQSGHLCIDVLQTSAQFL
- a CDS encoding MFS transporter; the protein is MQNTETEVLINRQLYILSISKIFKDVATGMLVLIIPLYVANVDTLLLNDIPAVLKAGLAAALFGLANSISQPFMGKLSERLDRRKLFLTIGYSIFAILCILYARSEYLESILFLRIIQGIAIGATIPAIIAMVTHLSESTVRGQAIGIYSSLRGFAFGIGSVLGGAVVTYYGYVSGFYISAALVLLSLVLISFFVKETHIPQTKPIQDTADEKSSIINVLAVAMFMMMVGIMLILSLLPAYQSRLIATEFALSIAFSAYVITRIVFQVPMGIISDRFGRKFLIIAGIFLNAAIVYGLGHVGDINSLIFLRVLQGIAMAAVETPLLALAVEISGEEKVTSRVSTITGMQAAGMAMGPLVGGIFGGYVSFETPFHLSSVLILLSGLLVWWTLRTQKEIT
- a CDS encoding ribulose-bisphosphate carboxylase, which gives rise to MSSIIEELVNSLDSKQAAYVNLDLPEPTNGEYLLAVFHMIPGGKLNVLQAAAEIAAESSTGTNFKVNTETPFSRTMNALVYQLDLERDLVWVAYPWRLFDRGGNVQNILTYIVGNILGMKEVAALKLLDVWFPPSMLEQYDGPGFTVDDMRKYLDVYDRPILGTIVKPKMGLTSAEYAEVCYDFWVGGGDFVKNDEPQANQDFCPYEKMVAHVKEAMDKAVKETGKKKVHSFNVSAPDFDTMIERCEMIVNAGFEPGSYAFLIDGITAGWMAVQTIRRRYPNVFLHFHRAGHGAFTRPENPLGFSVLVLSKFARLAGASGIHTGTAGVGKMKGTPEDDVVAAHGIQYLKSDGHFFNQSWAKIMDSDKDAISLVHEDMAHHVILEEDSWRAMKKCCPIVSGGLNPVRLKPFIDVMGNVDFITTMGSGVHAHPGGTQDGARALVQSCEAYLKGIDIHEYSKNHKELAEAIEHFPED